One genomic window of Micropterus dolomieu isolate WLL.071019.BEF.003 ecotype Adirondacks linkage group LG06, ASM2129224v1, whole genome shotgun sequence includes the following:
- the LOC123973026 gene encoding signal-induced proliferation-associated 1-like protein 3 gives MSSYRDRGVTCTSSDLLDDGGGVLPQHITFHHTSNGHPPPGPKTRMPIMGVRAQIAKWPPRRAQSRESLLENGQICNNRHGDDFSTSVSSSVLSSDVGLVRGGVARLPRRRSKDVEFRGGGFVGERSSPFSLRVFPPLRQRSNSEVTLSEQDENEVEVRGGGGMGNMFREYGSTSSIDVQGIPEQSFFDMLSQFHQERPDQRSAAPVRLGELLSTPDSPPSAPLPSAPSPGPTGGDDRGTGRKEGTERVRKKSGGTESSLGTSSLFRKLRSSSRGELDGGKGENSEDGGGRGSGDASYKSWVCPKSFVHFDAQSILFDLHEAAAQRGYAALRRNTATGASAASVSLSVSRSSAPNVNDPVYSSIEDLTLSHDPGSMTPSLSMDPLDGPPGAHNSSQLLLCCPHFLNETGGHGERNISFLSSSAERGGDGGGDSAKGWLRRSNASVSVLEVPIEQQVTRLDRLKLYSIEHVDLGARYFRDYFHGKEHSNYFGTDEKLGAVAVSIRREKLEDTKDLKDQYQYRLIVRTSELVTLRGSILEDAVASTGRHGTVRGLPLKEVLEQVVPELNISCLRLALSTPKVTEQLLKLDEQGLSQKHKVGVLLCRAGQSTEEEMYNNEEASPAFSAFLELLGEQVLLKGFTKYAAQLDTKTDSTGTHSLYTTYQGYEVMFHVSTMLPYMPNNPQQLLRKRHIGNDIVTIIFQEPGALPFTPQNIRSHFQHVFVIVRVHNPCAESTCYSVAVTRMKDVPPFGPPIPSGVTFRDPETFRNFLLAKVINAENAAHKSEKFHTMATRTRQEYLRDLAENYVSSTPLDSAGKLNNLISLASKKRERTKAREGAELGAAGAVAWRVQAQDFSEGGTELPCALGLSAEYILLTDCSTKEVVFNCFCADVIGWTPERLALKIFYGRGDHIAVRVPEGCAQDIREMVQRLKSLTVGCETVDMTLRRNGLGQLGFHVRLDGTVAEVEEYGFAWQAGLRQGSRLVEICKVAAVTLTHEQMIDLLRTSVTVKVVIIPPYEEGGPRRCVKVCVLYFFKAKLMSDSFLNSFGEYRC, from the exons ATGAGCAGCTATAGAGACAGAGGGGTCACTTGCACCTCCTCAGACCTCCTGGATGACGGAGGAGGAGTACTGCCCCAGCACATTACCTTTCATCACACCTCCAATGGCCACCCGCCTCCTGGCCCCAAAACACGCATGCCCATAATGGGTGTCCGGGCGCAGATTGCAAAATGGCCCCCACGCCGTGCCCAGTCCAGGGAGTCGCTGCTTGAAAATGGGCAAATTTGCAACAACCGCCACGGAGATGACTTCTCCACTTCAGTTTCCTCGTCGGTCTTGTCATCGGACGTCGGGTTGGTGCGGGGAGGAGTTGCCAGGTTGCCACGAAGACGGTCCAAGGATGTAGAGTTCAGAGGAGGAGGTTTTGTCGGCGAAAGAAGTTCCCCTTTTAGCCTGAGAGTGTTCCCTCCACTGAGACAGCGCTCGAACAGTGAGGTGACGCTGAGCGAACAGGACGAAAATGAG GTGGAGGTTCGCGGAGGTGGTGGGATGGGGAACATGTTCAGAGAGTATGGCAGCACCTCCTCCATCGACGTCCAGGGCATTCCTGAGCAGAGCTTTTTCGACATGCTCAGCCAGTTCCACCAAGAGAGGCCTGACCAGCGCAGCGCAGCACCTGTACGCCTCGGGGAGCTGCTGAGCACTCCAGACTCACCACCAAGCGCACCTCTCCCCTCCGCTCCCTCACCTGGTCCCACAGGTGGGGACGACAGAGGgacaggaaggaaggagggaactGAGAGAGTGAGGAAGAAAAGTGGAGGAACGGAGTCGTCACTGGGCACCTCCTCTTTATTCAGGAAACTTAGAAGCTCTAGTCGCGGTGAGCTGGACGGAGGTAAAGGGGAGAATAGCGAGGACGGGGGAGGCCGGGGTTCAGGAGACGCCTCCTACAAATCCTGGGTGTGCCCCAAGAGCTTTGTCCATTTTGATGCTCAGAGCATCCTGTTTGACCTCCACGAGGCTGCGGCTCAGCGGGGCTACGCCGCCCTGAGGAGGAACACAGCCACTGGGGCATCAGCTGCTTCAGTGTCCTTGTCTGTCTCCAGATCCTCAGCTCCCAATGTGAACGACCCAGTTTACTCCAGCATAGAGGACCTGACCCTGAGCCATGACCCCGGCTCCATGACACCCTCCCTGAGCATGGACCCCTTGGACGGGCCTCCTGGAGCCCACAACTCGAGCCAACTGCTCCTCTGCTGCCCCCACTTTCTCAATGAGACTGGGGGCCACGGAGAGCGCAACATTAGCTTCCTCAGCTCGTCAGCAGAGCGAGGAGGAGACGGAGGAGGAGACAGCGCGAAGGGTTGGCTGAGGAGGAGCAACGCCAGTGTTTCAGTGCTGGAGGTGCCTATTGAACAACAAGTTACAAGACTGGACAGACTGAAACTGTACAGCATAGAGCACGTCGACCTGGGGGCCAGGTACTTCAGAGACTACTTCCATGGGAAAG AGCACTCAAACTACTTTGGGACAGATGAGAAGTTGGGTGCTGTGGCCGTGAGCATCCGTAGGGAGAAACTGGAAGACACCAAAGACCTGAAAGACCAGTACCAGTACCGCCTCATCGTCAGAACTAGCGAG CTTGTGACCCTGCGAGGCTCCATTTTAGAGGATGCGGTGGCGTCTACGGGGAGGCACGGCACGGTGCGGGGTCTGCCGCTCAAGGAGGTCCTGGAGCAGGTCGTCCCCGAGCTCAACATCTCCTGTTTGAGACTGGCATTAAGCACACCCAAAGTCACCGAGCAGCTCCTCAAACTGGACGAACAGGGG TTAAGTCAGAAGCACAAGGTGGGTGTTCTGCTGTGCCGTGCAGGCCAGAGCACAGAGGAGGAGATGTATAACAACGAGGAGGCGTCACCCGCCTTCTCTGCCTTCCTGGAGCTGCTGGGGGAGCAGGTGCTTCTCAAAGGATTCACCAAATACGCTGCACAGCTCGACACAAAGA CGGACTCTACGGGCACCCACTCCCTGTACACCACCTACCAGGGCTACGAGGTCATGTTCCACGTGTCCACCATGCTGCCGTACATGCCCAACAACCCCCAGCAG ctCTTGAGAAAGAGGCACATAGGGAACGACATTGTCACCATAATCTTTCAGGAGCCAGGAGCGCTGCCCTTCACCCCTCAGAATATCCGCTCACACTTCCAGCATGTCTTTGTCATTGTCCGTGTGCACAACCCCTGCGCCGAAAGCACCTGTTATAG TGTTGCTGTGACCAGAATGAAGGATGTGCCTCCCTTCGGCCCACCCATCCCCAGCGGTGTCACCTTCCGCGACCCAGAAACCTTTCGTAACTTCCTTCTAGCCAAAGTTATCAATGCAGAAAATGCAGCGCACAAATCAGAGAAGTTCCACACCATGGCGACGCGAACACGGCAAGAGTACCTGCGTGACCTGGCTGAGAACTACGTCAGCAGCACGCCACTCGACTCAGCCGGCAAGCTTAACAACCTCATCTCCCTCGCGTCGAAAAAACGCGAGCGCACCAAGGCAAGAGAGGGAGCGGAGCTGGGAGCTGCTGGGGCTGTCGCCTGGAGGGTCCAGGCCCAGGACTTCAGCGAAGGAGGGACGGAGCTGCCCTGTGCCTTGGGTTTGTCGGCTGAATACATCCTCCTGACAGACTGTTCCACCAAAGAGGTGGTGTTTAACTGTTTCTGTGCGGACGTGATCGGGTGGACGCCGGAGCGGCTGGCGCTGAAGATATTCTACGGCAGAGGAGACCACATCGCTGTGCGGGTACCAGAGGGCTGCGCGCAAGACATCAGGGAAATGGTGCAAAGATTAAAG TCGTTGACAGTGGGATGTGAGACGGTGGATATGACTCTGAGAAGAAACGGACTGGGACAGCTGGGCTTCCATGTTCGCCTGGATGGCACTGTGGCTGAG GTGGAGGAATACGGCTTTGCCTGGCAGGCAGGGCTGAGACAGGGCAGTCGGCTAGTAGAGATCTGTAAGGTGGCCGCCGTGACGCTGACTCACGAGCAGATGATCGACCTGCTGAGGACGTCGGTGACGGTTAAAGTGGTCATCATACCGCCGTACGAAGAGGGGGGGCCTCGCAGGTGTGTGAAAGTCTGCgtgttgtatttctttaaagCTAAATTAATGAgtgattcatttttaaatagttttggtGAATACAGATGTTGA